A section of the Leptotrichia buccalis C-1013-b genome encodes:
- a CDS encoding PTS-dependent dihydroxyacetone kinase phosphotransferase subunit DhaM encodes MEEKNKKIVGIVVVSHSNKLAEEIINFVKIFKQTDFPLENGGNANREVYGTNIENVKNAIIRADNGAGVLVFVDMGSSVFNAVKAIKELDGEVEAKIADAPLVEGIISAVAANFDGIDLDELKIIAEDSKKFTKLKKKI; translated from the coding sequence ATGGAGGAAAAAAATAAAAAAATAGTGGGAATTGTGGTAGTTAGCCATAGCAATAAACTTGCAGAAGAAATAATAAATTTTGTAAAAATTTTTAAGCAGACTGATTTTCCATTGGAAAATGGCGGAAATGCAAACAGGGAAGTATACGGAACAAATATTGAAAATGTGAAAAATGCAATAATTAGAGCAGATAACGGTGCAGGAGTCCTTGTATTTGTGGATATGGGAAGCTCTGTATTCAATGCGGTTAAGGCTATAAAGGAACTTGATGGAGAAGTTGAAGCAAAAATTGCAGATGCGCCTTTGGTAGAAGGTATTATTTCCGCTGTTGCAGCTAATTTTGATGGAATAGATTTGGACGAGTTAAAAATAATTGCTGAAGATAGTAAAAAATTTACAAAATTGAAAAAAAAGATTTAA
- the rimM gene encoding ribosome maturation factor RimM (Essential for efficient processing of 16S rRNA), whose product MENLINIGTIVGTHHLRGSVKINSIFENIEVIENERVLLEKNEKKKLLVVKKVKRLNEKKAILDFEGIENIDEAKELNGFKVKIRRDLLPERNENEFYIKDLFGIEVFSENEKIGEVVDVMETAAHNILIIEDIETKKEIMVPLIDEFVTKIDFPNNRIEVSLIDGMRE is encoded by the coding sequence ATGGAAAATTTAATAAATATAGGAACAATCGTTGGAACACATCATTTACGTGGAAGCGTCAAAATTAATTCGATTTTTGAGAATATTGAAGTTATTGAAAATGAACGTGTTTTATTGGAAAAAAATGAGAAAAAGAAATTGCTTGTTGTGAAGAAAGTGAAAAGGCTGAATGAAAAAAAGGCAATTTTAGATTTTGAAGGTATTGAAAATATTGACGAGGCAAAAGAACTGAATGGCTTCAAAGTTAAAATTCGACGTGATTTACTGCCTGAAAGAAACGAAAACGAGTTTTACATAAAAGATTTATTTGGGATAGAAGTGTTTTCTGAAAATGAAAAAATTGGGGAAGTTGTAGACGTAATGGAAACCGCGGCTCACAATATTTTAATCATTGAAGATATTGAAACAAAAAAAGAAATAATGGTTCCATTAATTGATGAGTTTGTAACAAAAATCGACTTTCCAAACAACAGAATTGAAGTAAGCCTAATTGATGGAATGCGAGAATAA